AAATCACCGCCATTCCCAGGTCCGTTGTATCTTCTTACCCAGACAGTATCGCCATTGGGGTAGTACTTTATGGTGGCATAGTCCGTGGATGTCCCGCTGCCGTAACTGTATCCGGTAACACAAACATTGCCAGAACCATCTACTGCTATAGCCCAAGCTTCATCCCAGTCGTTTCCCGGTCCGTCGTATCTTCTTACCCAGAGTTCACTTCCATTTGAGTTATACTTTATGGTGGCATAGCCATAGTTGTTAGACCCACCACCGTAACTCAGTCCTGTCACATAAACATTGCCAGAACCATCTACTGCTATAGCAGAAGCAATATCAGAGCTGCTGCCAGGTCCGTTGTATCTTCTCACCCAGGCGGTATCGCCATTTGGATAATATTTTATGGTAGCGTAGTCCTGCGAAGTTCCGTTTCCTATGCTATAACCAGTAATATAGACATTCCCGTAATCATCTACAGTTATAGCAGTAGCCCCGTCTTGATTATTAGCTCCATTATACTTCCTAATCCACACTTCGTTTCCCAATGAGTCATACTTAATCGTGACACAATCTTGGTCCCAACTCTGGTCAGAGGACGTCCACAGCCCGGTCACGTAGACATTGCGTTGACGGTCTACTGCCATCGCATAAGGTTCACTTAAACCTGGTTCATTATATGTTCTTATCCAGGCAGTGTCTCCATTAGGATAGTACTTTATGGTAGCTATAAGAGGTGTACTTTGACTGGCATTAAGACTTACTCCTGTCACCAAGACATTGCCAGACCCGTCGACCGCTATGTCAAGACCCGCATCGTCGCCATTTCCTGGTCCATTGTATCTTCTCACCCAGGCAGTGTCTCCATTCGGACAGTACTTAATAGTGCAATAGTCGAGGCTCGTGCCAGTGCCACTACTCAATCCAGTTACGTAGATATTGCCAGAACCATCTACTGTTATGGCAAGAGCTTCATCATAGTCGTCGCACGGACCGTTGTATCCTCTTACCCAAACCGTATCAACAGTTTGAGCGAAAAGGGGAAGAGCAAACAGGAAGACAAG
This Candidatus Zixiibacteriota bacterium DNA region includes the following protein-coding sequences:
- a CDS encoding SBBP repeat-containing protein — translated: MFKPSLVFILVFLFALPLFAQTVDTVWVRGYNGPCDDYDEALAITVDGSGNIYVTGLSSGTGTSLDYCTIKYCPNGDTAWVRRYNGPGNGDDAGLDIAVDGSGNVLVTGVSLNASQSTPLIATIKYYPNGDTAWIRTYNEPGLSEPYAMAVDRQRNVYVTGLWTSSDQSWDQDCVTIKYDSLGNEVWIRKYNGANNQDGATAITVDDYGNVYITGYSIGNGTSQDYATIKYYPNGDTAWVRRYNGPGSSSDIASAIAVDGSGNVYVTGLSYGGGSNNYGYATIKYNSNGSELWVRRYDGPGNDWDEAWAIAVDGSGNVCVTGYSYGSGTSTDYATIKYYPNGDTVWVRRYNGPGNGGD